The proteins below are encoded in one region of Pirellulales bacterium:
- the lepB gene encoding signal peptidase I: protein MSKAKPQVAVKKPSPSVSDAPAPPRKDGMRETVESVVIAFVLAFLFRAFEAEAFVIPTGSMAPTLMGVHKDLTCEKCGFPYRVSASEEQDEDAELSRMLMADPQRDPNLRRQAANDLAARDVVGGICPNCRFPMTIDPQAPEGKKFPTYKGDRILVAKFPYDFADPSRWDVVVFKYPQKSNENYIKRCVGLPNETVIIHQGNIYSRTGDDPQRNIARKPPDKVRAIMQSVYDNDYVQPALTVEGLPVRWHGMAEAGGDSWQPLEGNRAYRTDGTAAGEAWLGYQHLVPTQGDWQQYARGGKFPPTGSIPPRLISDFYAYNAGWHRNLRLGSDTESQGMHWVGDLILDCDLTAEPSGKTPNAEAVLRLVKGGRNFDCRIDVLTGVARMSIDGNDLGATANTVVRPGSRHAISFANVDCQLLLWVDGKVVEFDKPTTYDPIEHDLPTLEDLTPVRIGAVGTALEVDHLRILRDVYYIACQYSLDRPQSASLSDYERPVSGFLSKPATWPEVFAGLRTVEFPLDSDEFLMLGDNSPRSADSRLWKAPDGTPEHFVNRDLLVGKAVFVYWPHSWNRIPGTGIPFPFFPNFARMKFVR, encoded by the coding sequence ATGTCCAAAGCGAAACCGCAGGTCGCTGTGAAAAAGCCCTCTCCCAGTGTTTCGGACGCGCCGGCGCCGCCTCGCAAGGATGGCATGCGCGAGACGGTCGAATCCGTGGTCATCGCTTTTGTGTTGGCATTTCTGTTTCGTGCCTTCGAGGCCGAGGCATTCGTCATCCCCACAGGATCGATGGCGCCGACGCTGATGGGCGTTCACAAAGACCTGACGTGCGAGAAGTGCGGATTTCCCTACCGAGTTAGCGCCAGCGAAGAACAGGACGAGGATGCCGAACTGTCGCGCATGCTGATGGCTGATCCGCAGCGCGATCCCAACCTGCGCCGCCAAGCCGCCAACGACCTGGCCGCCCGTGATGTTGTGGGAGGCATCTGTCCGAACTGCCGCTTTCCGATGACGATCGATCCGCAAGCGCCCGAGGGAAAAAAGTTCCCGACGTATAAGGGGGACCGGATCCTGGTGGCAAAGTTTCCCTACGATTTCGCGGATCCAAGCCGCTGGGACGTCGTGGTCTTCAAGTACCCGCAGAAATCGAACGAGAATTACATCAAACGTTGCGTCGGCCTGCCGAATGAGACCGTCATCATTCATCAGGGCAATATCTATTCGCGCACCGGCGACGATCCACAGCGCAACATAGCGCGCAAGCCGCCTGACAAAGTACGCGCGATCATGCAGTCGGTTTACGACAACGACTATGTGCAACCTGCCCTGACCGTCGAGGGCCTGCCGGTTCGTTGGCACGGGATGGCCGAGGCCGGCGGCGATAGCTGGCAGCCCCTCGAGGGAAATCGCGCGTACCGCACGGATGGCACCGCCGCTGGCGAGGCTTGGCTGGGATATCAACACCTGGTGCCAACGCAGGGCGATTGGCAGCAATATGCGCGCGGCGGGAAGTTTCCGCCGACGGGCTCCATACCGCCACGATTGATCAGCGACTTCTATGCCTATAACGCCGGTTGGCATCGCAATCTGCGCCTCGGTTCGGACACCGAGTCGCAAGGCATGCACTGGGTCGGCGATTTGATCCTCGATTGCGATCTGACCGCCGAGCCATCGGGCAAAACACCAAATGCGGAAGCCGTACTGCGGCTAGTCAAAGGTGGGCGTAACTTTGACTGCCGCATCGATGTTTTGACAGGCGTCGCACGGATGTCGATTGATGGAAACGATCTGGGCGCGACGGCCAACACCGTCGTGCGTCCTGGCAGCCGGCACGCGATCTCATTCGCCAACGTTGATTGTCAACTCCTCTTGTGGGTCGATGGCAAGGTCGTGGAGTTCGACAAACCGACGACCTACGACCCGATCGAGCATGATCTTCCCACGCTGGAAGATTTGACGCCGGTCCGCATTGGCGCCGTGGGGACCGCGCTCGAGGTTGACCACTTGCGCATCCTGCGCGACGTCTATTACATCGCCTGCCAATACTCGCTCGATCGGCCCCAGTCCGCATCACTTTCCGACTACGAAAGGCCGGTATCCGGATTTCTTTCCAAGCCCGCGACTTGGCCCGAGGTATTCGCGGGGCTAAGGACGGTGGAATTCCCGCTCGATTCGGACGAGTTTTTGATGCTCGGCGATAATAGCCCCCGCAGCGCCGACAGTCGCCTGTGGAAAGCGCCGGACGGGACGCCCGAGCATTTCGTGAATCGCGACTTGCTGGTCGGCAAGGCGGTATTCGTTTATTGGCCGCATTCGTGGAATCGGATTCCGGGAACTGGAATTCCGTTTCCCTTTTTCCCGAATTTTGCCCGCATGAAGTTTGTTCGGTAG
- a CDS encoding DinB family protein yields the protein MTAVARLGELLHKAHFGPAWHGPAVAELLADITAPQAAAPAAVGSHSIWQLVLHVTAWKDEVCRRLSGPGRRLSPEENWPPIPDTSEAAWQDAVARLNESQKTLETAVAKLSDDQLVTVNEVAGGDSEGSWEELLHVLIHHDLYHAGQIAILKTAPWH from the coding sequence ATGACGGCCGTCGCACGTCTCGGTGAGTTGCTTCACAAGGCCCATTTCGGCCCGGCATGGCATGGTCCGGCCGTCGCGGAATTATTAGCGGACATCACGGCCCCTCAAGCTGCGGCGCCGGCGGCCGTGGGTTCGCACAGCATCTGGCAACTCGTGCTACACGTCACGGCCTGGAAGGACGAGGTATGTCGACGCCTGAGCGGGCCGGGGCGAAGACTGTCGCCCGAAGAAAACTGGCCGCCTATTCCCGACACGAGCGAGGCCGCCTGGCAAGATGCGGTTGCGCGTTTGAACGAGTCTCAAAAGACTCTCGAAACGGCTGTGGCAAAGCTATCGGATGACCAACTGGTCACCGTTAATGAAGTCGCGGGGGGTGACAGCGAAGGAAGCTGGGAGGAGCTGTTACACGTCCTCATTCATCACGATCTGTACCACGCAGGGCAAATCGCGATTCTGAAGACGGCACCCTGGCATTGA
- a CDS encoding S26 family signal peptidase: MSIVSSEHDSATITPAKGHQYLAPRCRPQVASSPVGNGARLLVEGTIIVLLASVLVRTWFVQTYTIDGSSMAPTLFARHVDVLCPCCSLEFATGLEGVASDGRPVICPNCGAADTRISNSDARGGDSVLVDKAAFAWRRPRRWEIVSLRAPHDAAMVCAKRVVGLPGEEMSIVHGDVYIDSHVARKNLGQQRALGITVHDDQFRARQDRLPSCWQAEGDSQWTMTDEGFAFSAEAAEGLPRRHEGAKNANSRGTGDDRQDTANVDTLLSSVPRDWLSYHHLRLDGDGVADESPVLDTYGYNQTLPIRELHAVRDLALTFQLRAGGPGAIFLRGLVGTHEFVCVLTSEGRVQVLDNGKAVADGTLNDPLIGGSKTIDFSLIDHACLLAVDGHVIIDYPFDQPVADAPPTGRPFAIACEGMSLTITGLRVWRDVYYAESRPESQIRALRLGENEYFVLSDNAPMGVDSRDEHFGLVPFKLFVGKPLLAAGSGAVGLSWFPAIQVPALRQIRYIR; this comes from the coding sequence ATGTCGATAGTTTCCTCGGAACATGACTCCGCGACGATCACGCCTGCGAAAGGTCATCAGTACCTAGCGCCGCGCTGCAGACCGCAGGTCGCCTCTTCGCCTGTTGGCAATGGCGCGCGACTGTTGGTCGAGGGGACAATCATAGTTCTCCTGGCCAGCGTTTTGGTGCGAACATGGTTCGTGCAGACCTACACGATTGATGGAAGCTCGATGGCGCCAACATTGTTCGCTCGGCATGTCGACGTTCTATGTCCGTGCTGTAGCCTCGAATTCGCCACAGGTCTTGAGGGGGTAGCCTCTGACGGCCGGCCGGTGATCTGTCCGAATTGCGGCGCCGCGGATACACGGATTTCCAACAGTGATGCGCGCGGCGGAGATTCAGTCCTTGTCGATAAAGCTGCGTTCGCCTGGCGACGGCCGCGGCGGTGGGAAATTGTTTCGTTGCGCGCTCCGCACGATGCCGCGATGGTCTGCGCGAAACGCGTCGTCGGTTTGCCCGGCGAGGAAATGTCGATCGTTCATGGCGACGTTTACATTGATAGTCACGTTGCGCGCAAGAATCTCGGCCAGCAACGTGCCCTGGGGATCACTGTTCACGACGATCAATTCCGTGCGCGGCAAGATCGCTTGCCGTCGTGTTGGCAAGCCGAGGGAGACTCGCAATGGACAATGACGGACGAGGGATTTGCCTTCAGCGCGGAAGCTGCCGAGGGCTTGCCACGGCGGCATGAGGGCGCGAAGAACGCGAACTCTCGAGGAACAGGAGACGATCGCCAAGACACTGCGAACGTCGACACGCTTCTTTCATCTGTCCCGCGCGATTGGCTTTCTTATCACCATCTGCGGCTCGACGGCGACGGTGTGGCCGACGAGTCTCCTGTTCTGGATACCTATGGTTACAACCAAACCTTACCGATTCGCGAGCTGCACGCAGTGCGTGACCTGGCGCTAACGTTTCAATTGAGGGCTGGCGGCCCCGGCGCAATATTTCTTCGCGGGCTGGTCGGCACGCATGAATTTGTTTGCGTGCTGACGAGTGAGGGCCGCGTGCAGGTGCTCGACAATGGCAAGGCCGTAGCGGATGGAACGCTCAACGATCCGCTGATCGGCGGCTCGAAGACGATCGACTTCTCGTTGATCGATCACGCATGCCTGCTAGCTGTCGATGGCCACGTGATCATCGATTACCCTTTTGACCAGCCGGTGGCTGATGCGCCCCCCACAGGCCGACCATTTGCAATCGCCTGCGAGGGCATGTCTTTGACGATCACCGGGTTGCGAGTTTGGCGGGACGTCTATTACGCCGAGTCGCGGCCCGAGTCGCAGATTCGGGCGCTTCGCCTGGGAGAGAACGAGTATTTCGTGCTGTCAGACAATGCTCCCATGGGCGTCGACAGCCGCGACGAGCATTTCGGGCTGGTGCCCTTTAAGTTATTCGTGGGCAAGCCCTTGCTTGCGGCCGGCTCGGGAGCTGTGGGGCTGTCGTGGTTCCCGGCGATTCAAGTTCCGGCCCTCCGCCAAATTCGCTATATTCGGTGA
- a CDS encoding aminopeptidase, which translates to MNDPRISRLAEILIDHSCELRPGEKVLIEAIDLPSPELVCKLIELAAERGAQPLVTIKNNEVLRSLYRTATAENISLAGRLEAARMQEMDAYVGIRGASNSSQFSDVPHERMDLYQQHWWHPVHSEIRVPKTKWVVLRYPTDAMAQAANMSTAAFEDFYFAVCTADYAQMAKDQEPLVARMKATDQVRLVAPGTDLRFSIRGIDVRPCYGQRNIPDGEVFTAPIRDSLEGTIRYNAPSRYQGTVFEGIEFEFQRGKIVRATCRNEAEKLNKILDSDEGARYIGEWSIGCNNLVRRPMLDTLFDEKIGGSIHLTPGNAYDECDNGNRSRVHWDLVLIQTPQWGGGEIWFDGQLVRKDGRFLPAELQGLNAGL; encoded by the coding sequence ATGAACGACCCACGAATTTCCCGCTTGGCGGAGATCCTCATCGATCACAGTTGCGAGCTCCGGCCGGGCGAAAAGGTCTTGATCGAGGCGATTGATCTTCCTTCACCGGAACTGGTGTGCAAGCTCATCGAGTTGGCGGCCGAGCGCGGCGCGCAACCCCTGGTCACGATCAAGAACAATGAAGTGCTGCGGTCGCTATATCGCACGGCAACCGCCGAGAATATCAGTCTTGCCGGCCGGCTCGAGGCGGCGCGCATGCAAGAGATGGACGCGTACGTCGGCATTCGCGGCGCCAGCAACAGCAGTCAATTCTCGGACGTGCCCCACGAACGCATGGACCTGTATCAGCAGCACTGGTGGCACCCCGTCCACAGCGAAATTCGGGTCCCCAAAACCAAGTGGGTCGTGCTGCGCTATCCCACCGACGCGATGGCGCAGGCCGCGAATATGAGCACGGCCGCGTTTGAGGATTTCTACTTCGCCGTTTGCACGGCTGACTATGCCCAGATGGCCAAGGATCAGGAGCCGCTGGTCGCGCGGATGAAAGCCACGGATCAGGTGCGGCTCGTCGCGCCGGGTACGGACTTGAGGTTCTCGATTCGCGGCATTGATGTGCGTCCCTGCTACGGCCAGCGAAATATTCCCGACGGCGAGGTATTCACCGCGCCGATCCGCGACAGTTTGGAAGGGACAATTCGCTACAACGCCCCGTCTCGATATCAGGGGACTGTTTTCGAAGGGATCGAGTTCGAGTTCCAGCGAGGAAAGATCGTCCGCGCCACGTGTCGCAACGAGGCCGAGAAGCTGAACAAGATTCTCGATTCGGATGAGGGCGCGCGCTACATCGGCGAGTGGTCGATCGGTTGCAATAACCTCGTTCGCCGGCCGATGCTCGACACGCTATTCGATGAAAAAATTGGCGGCTCGATCCACCTGACGCCCGGCAATGCCTATGACGAATGCGATAATGGCAATCGCAGCCGAGTTCACTGGGATCTCGTGCTGATTCAAACCCCGCAGTGGGGCGGGGGCGAAATCTGGTTCGACGGCCAACTGGTGCGCAAGGACGGACGATTCCTCCCCGCCGAACTGCAGGGATTGAACGCAGGACTGTAG
- the lptB gene encoding LPS export ABC transporter ATP-binding protein codes for MPMLQVQGLVKIYGSRRVVDGVDFDVGVGEIVGLLGPNGAGKTTSFRMACGMIEPNAGRVTLNDLDVTTWPMFRRARDGGMGYLAQESSVFRKLTVEQNLLGMMEMLGFDRKSRRRRCDDLLDQFNITKLRKSLAMSLSGGERRRLEIARCLVSNPKLILLDEPFTGIDPVTIASIQEIIRGLRAAGISILITDHQVRETLQITDRSYVIRGGKVLCHGKPDEVVQNPEARKYYFGEGLDIGLAPQATPHSMVDTLRQRMKREGAAQP; via the coding sequence ATGCCCATGTTGCAAGTCCAGGGACTGGTCAAGATCTATGGCTCGCGACGCGTCGTCGACGGTGTCGACTTCGACGTCGGTGTCGGCGAAATCGTAGGGCTGCTGGGGCCGAACGGCGCCGGCAAGACGACCAGCTTTCGCATGGCCTGCGGAATGATCGAGCCGAACGCCGGCCGGGTCACGCTGAACGATCTGGACGTCACGACATGGCCCATGTTTCGTCGTGCCCGCGACGGCGGTATGGGCTACCTGGCGCAGGAGTCGAGCGTATTCCGCAAGCTGACCGTCGAACAGAACTTGCTGGGAATGATGGAGATGTTGGGCTTCGATCGCAAGTCGCGCCGCCGACGTTGCGATGATCTGCTCGATCAATTCAACATCACAAAGCTGCGCAAGAGCCTGGCGATGTCACTCTCCGGCGGTGAGCGTCGCCGGCTGGAGATTGCGCGCTGCCTGGTCTCGAACCCGAAGTTGATCCTACTGGATGAGCCATTTACGGGGATCGATCCGGTGACGATCGCCAGCATTCAAGAGATCATTCGCGGACTGCGCGCGGCGGGCATCTCGATTTTGATCACCGATCACCAGGTGCGCGAGACCTTGCAGATCACGGATCGGAGCTATGTCATCCGCGGTGGCAAGGTTCTATGCCATGGTAAGCCCGACGAAGTCGTGCAGAACCCCGAAGCGCGCAAATACTATTTCGGCGAGGGGCTGGATATCGGGCTGGCACCTCAGGCGACGCCCCATAGCATGGTGGACACGCTTCGGCAGCGGATGAAGCGCGAAGGAGCTGCGCAGCCGTAA
- a CDS encoding AAA family ATPase codes for MYLAHWQLREAPYRNAIDPAYFFQSLTHDEALARLHFLVDGDHRGGLLLGDAGSGKSLLLEVLARQLRKIGVTVAKFSLLGLDKHELLANLAACWGLDVSPGEEAAVLWRLVLDTIAAQHIESQRNVVLLDDVDEATPEVLAQVLRLMQTDVATQPAATLILVARRARVAQLGDRLLELADLRVDLMPWNADDTQHYLEHGLARAGRLEQTFTPDAIALLAELSQGVPRNVVQLADLSLIAAAGQELSEVDAHTVHAVYHELGVVQRMAEAH; via the coding sequence ATGTACCTCGCCCATTGGCAATTGCGCGAAGCGCCCTATCGCAACGCGATCGATCCGGCTTATTTTTTTCAAAGCCTGACGCACGACGAGGCGCTCGCCCGGTTGCACTTCCTGGTAGACGGCGATCACCGCGGCGGACTGCTGTTGGGAGATGCCGGCAGCGGCAAGTCGCTGCTACTAGAAGTACTTGCCAGGCAGCTTCGCAAAATTGGCGTGACCGTCGCGAAGTTCAGCTTGCTGGGGCTCGACAAACACGAATTGCTGGCCAACCTGGCCGCGTGCTGGGGGCTCGATGTCTCGCCAGGGGAGGAAGCTGCTGTGCTTTGGCGGCTCGTGCTCGACACGATCGCCGCGCAACATATCGAGAGTCAACGCAACGTTGTGCTGCTGGACGACGTTGACGAAGCGACGCCCGAGGTCCTAGCTCAGGTGTTGCGTCTGATGCAAACTGACGTCGCGACGCAGCCGGCGGCAACGTTGATCCTGGTGGCGCGTCGTGCTCGAGTCGCACAGTTGGGTGATCGGCTGCTGGAGCTTGCGGACCTGCGCGTCGACCTGATGCCCTGGAACGCCGACGATACACAGCACTACTTGGAGCATGGTCTGGCACGCGCTGGACGTCTGGAACAAACGTTCACGCCCGACGCCATTGCACTATTGGCCGAACTGTCGCAAGGCGTCCCGCGCAACGTCGTGCAACTGGCGGATCTATCGCTTATTGCGGCGGCAGGGCAGGAACTGTCCGAGGTCGACGCCCACACGGTTCATGCCGTGTATCACGAATTAGGCGTCGTGCAACGCATGGCCGAAGCGCACTGA